The Pseudoliparis swirei isolate HS2019 ecotype Mariana Trench chromosome 16, NWPU_hadal_v1, whole genome shotgun sequence genome includes a window with the following:
- the si:ch211-152c8.2 gene encoding uncharacterized protein si:ch211-152c8.2 — MVPIFKNKCPSRLVNVALLRLQKQRKQLIGGGGGRGGGGRVTLPAVWMKTSAAASSSSVSSLPAAPPRPLPPPLLAPRFHRRPKPLSLSPAPKSRPGFLLAPETETTKPKSRPGFLLAPETETTKPKSISDRTPGPPPPETSMQEASSRRVEFESKPKKPRSAVRDVDVGQMARSSQLSKVNSATLLSWLKGRGVLVSTKHRKEELMLKVMSCLAEA; from the exons aTGGTTCCCATCTTCAAGAACAAGTGTCCGTCGCGCCTTGTGAACGTGGCACTGCTGCGCCTCCAGAAGCAAAGGAAGCAGctgattggaggaggaggaggacgaggaggaggggggagggtgacCCTACCAGCCGTCTGGATGAAGACCTCCGCCGctgcctcgtcttcatcagtttCTTCTTTGCCCGCCGCGCCGCCccgacctcttcctcctccgttaCTGGCTCCTCGCTTCCACCGGCGGCCCAAACCCCTCAGCCTCAGTCCTGCACCCAAGTCCAGACCCGGGTTCCTCCTGGCTCCAGAGACCGAGACCACCAAACCCAAGTCCAGACCCGGGTTCCTCCTGGCTCCAGAGACCGAGACCACCAAACCCAAGTCCATCTCAGACAGAACTCCAGGCCCTCCACCTCCTGAGACCTCCATGCAGGAGGCCTCCAGCCGG agAGTTGAGTTTGAGTCAAAGCCGAAGAAACCTCGATCGGCGGTCCGAGACGTGGACGTGGGCCAGATGGCGAGAAGCAGCCAG ctgTCCAAGGTGAACTCGGCCACGTTGCTGTCCTGGTTGAAGGGAAGAGGAGTTCTCGTCAGCACCAAACACCGGAAGGAGGAGCTGATGCTGAAGGTCATGAGCTGTCTGGCCGaggcctga